From a single Ornithorhynchus anatinus isolate Pmale09 chromosome 4, mOrnAna1.pri.v4, whole genome shotgun sequence genomic region:
- the LOC100681754 gene encoding kelch-like protein 20, translated as MRRQTHPVAQQVDLVFAVGGCPLSMNVVSGIECYNPLSHEWKLLGPGFKHRCGAGVTPLNGSIYAIGGYDGTSCLSSVERYDPKINEWRSDVAPLREGKRDMGVAELEGYLYCVGGHDGITCLSTVERYDPGENRWCKVAPLTCRRMGLGLVALGGYLYAIGGSDGQSPLRSVERYSPREDAWSPCPPLRTCRVNFGCVAFRGKIFAVGGRDEITELCSAERFEPETNEWSPMMPLRSKRDKVNLAGANGYLLAIGGFDGVVHLTTVEAFDFEANRWRLFGNMKSRRPGGGVGVLKMIG; from the exons ATGCGACGGCAAACTCATCCTGTTGCCCAACAAGTGGACCTAGTCTTTGCTG TCGGAGGCTGCCCCCTGTCTATGAATGTTGTCAGTGGGATAGAGTGCTACAATCCCCTGTCTCATGAATGGAAGCTTTTAGGTCCCGGGTTTAAACatcgctgtggggctggagtgacgCCCCTCAATGGTTCGATCTACGCCATCGGGGGCTATGACGGGACAAGTTGCCTTAGCAGTGTGGAAAG GTATGATcctaaaataaatgaatggaggagTGATGTGGCCCCCCTGAGGGAAGGCAAAAGAGATATGGGAGTCGCAGAACTGGAGGGTTATCTATACTGCGTTGGAGGCCACGATGGAATAACGTGCCTCAGCACAGTGGAAAG ATACGATCCTGGAGAAAACAGGTGGTGCAAGGTGGCTCCTCTGACCTGTCGCCGAATGGGCCTGGGTCTGGTAGCCCTAGGGGGCTATCTTTATGCCATAGGAGGGTCAGATGGTCAATCTCCACTGCGTTCAG TCGAACGCTACAGTCCCAGAGAGGATGCTTGGTCTCCTTGTCCCCCTCTGAGAACCTGCAGGGTAAACTTTGGCTGCGTGGCCTTCAGAGGGAAAATCTTTGCCGTGGGAGGAAGGGACGAGATCACTGAACTGTGCAGCGCGGAGCGCTTTGAACCAGAGACCAACGAGTGGTCGCCCATGATGCCCTTGAGATCCAAGCGAGACAAG GTGAACTTGGCTGGGGCCAATGGCTATCTATTGGCTATCGGAGGGTTTGATGGGGTGGTGCACTTGACAACGGTGGAAGCCTTTGACTTCGAAGCCAATCGATGGAG ATTATTTGGCAACATGAAGAGCAGGCGGCCAGGAGGAGGTGTGGGTGTGCTGAAGATGATAGGCTAG
- the SOHLH1 gene encoding spermatogenesis- and oogenesis-specific basic helix-loop-helix-containing protein 1 isoform X1 codes for MASPGPRPSSQTIGSFRGTRSSPRMGASGRNFDPEDIAQENGLPEATVRVSKSKQNVVLERHRRKRISRSCEQLRTLLPRFDGRREDMASILEMAVKFLELTHALVPSEQQTTILAPSAEMYSKCQKSMLAQNTRKRIPEDLKDSKTRDGRMAGEREPLVSVSAAVENSMPASRAGICLETMEDAAVSARDWRISDASEHGGIYHAPLEQSGSWSSFMQQPSPLLSSTLPRWWHQPECVFTSFEEDCLPASFLESENKPSGMLMSPILNNRLLSEYEIEKEMRFMPWADSFEWLGEQETMVSTGRDPQTISTATQLKRKANHQEIFLQKFDPDSLPDLYPLVSDCSGPSAGQAPQDCRKEVNDVFFDLPLYEF; via the exons atggcctccccgggcccccggcccagcAGCCAGACTATCGGGTCATTTCGGGGTACCCGCTCCTCGCCCAGGATGGGGGCCAGCGGGCG TAACTTTGACCCAGAAGATATCGCTCAGGAGAATGGACTTCCAGAAGCAACAGTGCGGGTCTCCAAGAGTAAACAGAATGTGGTTTTGGAGAGACATAGGCG aAAACGGATCTCTAGGAGCTGTGAGCAACTCCGAACCCTCCTGCCCAGATTTGATGGACGACGAGAAGATATGGCCTCCATCCTGGAGATGGCAGTGAAGTTCTTGGAGTTGACCCACGCGCTTGTGCCTTCGGAGCAGCAAACTACT atattagcTCCCTCGGCAGAGATGTATTCTAAATGTCAGAAAAGCATGTTGGCTCAAAATACTAGAAAACGGATTCCAGAAGACTTGAAAGACTCCAAGACAAGAGACGGCAGAATGGCTGG GGAAAGGGAACCTTTGGTTAGTGTGTCTGCGGCTGTAGAAAACAGTATGCCGGCGTCACGAGCAGGCATTTGTTTAGAGACAATGGAAGATGCAGCTGTCTCTGCCAGAG ATTGGAGGATCTCTGATGCCTCAGAGCATGGAGGGATTTACCATGCTCCCCTAGAGCAATCTGGATCCTGGTCCTCCTTCATGCAACAACCATCTCCCCTTCTGAGCTCGACATTACCAAGATGGTGGCACCAGCCTGAGTGTGTCTTTACATCTTTTGAGGAAGACTGTTTACCAGCAAGTTTCCTTGAGTCTGAGAACAAACCTTCTGGTATGCTGATGAGCCCTATTCTGAATAACAG GCTTCTGTCAGAATATGAAATAGAAAAGGAAATGCGTTTTATGCCTTGGGCCGATTCTTTTGAGTGGCTGGGTGAACAAG AAACCATGGTGTCCACAGGTAGAGACCCTCAGACCATCTCAACAGCAACCCAGCTAAAACGGAAGGCCAACCATCAGGAAATATTCCTTCAAAAGTTTGACCCAGACTCACTGcctgatctgtatcctttggtgTCAGACTGCTCAGGACCAAGTGCAGGACAGGCTCCCCAAGACTGTCGGAAGGAAGTGAATGATGTCTTCTTTGATCTCCCCCTCTATGAGTTCTAG
- the SOHLH1 gene encoding spermatogenesis- and oogenesis-specific basic helix-loop-helix-containing protein 1 isoform X2: protein MASPGPRPSSQTIGSFRGTRSSPRMGASGRNFDPEDIAQENGLPEATVRVSKSKQNVVLERHRRKRISRSCEQLRTLLPRFDGRREDMASILEMAVKFLELTHALVPSEQQTTILAPSAEMYSKCQKSMLAQNTRKRIPEDLKDSKTRDGRMAGEREPLVSVSAAVENSMPASRAGICLETMEDAAVSARDWRISDASEHGGIYHAPLEQSGSWSSFMQQPSPLLSSTLPRWWHQPECVFTSFEEDCLPASFLESENKPSGMLMSPILNNRLLSEYEIEKEMRFMPWADSFEWLGEQGRDPQTISTATQLKRKANHQEIFLQKFDPDSLPDLYPLVSDCSGPSAGQAPQDCRKEVNDVFFDLPLYEF, encoded by the exons atggcctccccgggcccccggcccagcAGCCAGACTATCGGGTCATTTCGGGGTACCCGCTCCTCGCCCAGGATGGGGGCCAGCGGGCG TAACTTTGACCCAGAAGATATCGCTCAGGAGAATGGACTTCCAGAAGCAACAGTGCGGGTCTCCAAGAGTAAACAGAATGTGGTTTTGGAGAGACATAGGCG aAAACGGATCTCTAGGAGCTGTGAGCAACTCCGAACCCTCCTGCCCAGATTTGATGGACGACGAGAAGATATGGCCTCCATCCTGGAGATGGCAGTGAAGTTCTTGGAGTTGACCCACGCGCTTGTGCCTTCGGAGCAGCAAACTACT atattagcTCCCTCGGCAGAGATGTATTCTAAATGTCAGAAAAGCATGTTGGCTCAAAATACTAGAAAACGGATTCCAGAAGACTTGAAAGACTCCAAGACAAGAGACGGCAGAATGGCTGG GGAAAGGGAACCTTTGGTTAGTGTGTCTGCGGCTGTAGAAAACAGTATGCCGGCGTCACGAGCAGGCATTTGTTTAGAGACAATGGAAGATGCAGCTGTCTCTGCCAGAG ATTGGAGGATCTCTGATGCCTCAGAGCATGGAGGGATTTACCATGCTCCCCTAGAGCAATCTGGATCCTGGTCCTCCTTCATGCAACAACCATCTCCCCTTCTGAGCTCGACATTACCAAGATGGTGGCACCAGCCTGAGTGTGTCTTTACATCTTTTGAGGAAGACTGTTTACCAGCAAGTTTCCTTGAGTCTGAGAACAAACCTTCTGGTATGCTGATGAGCCCTATTCTGAATAACAG GCTTCTGTCAGAATATGAAATAGAAAAGGAAATGCGTTTTATGCCTTGGGCCGATTCTTTTGAGTGGCTGGGTGAACAAG GTAGAGACCCTCAGACCATCTCAACAGCAACCCAGCTAAAACGGAAGGCCAACCATCAGGAAATATTCCTTCAAAAGTTTGACCCAGACTCACTGcctgatctgtatcctttggtgTCAGACTGCTCAGGACCAAGTGCAGGACAGGCTCCCCAAGACTGTCGGAAGGAAGTGAATGATGTCTTCTTTGATCTCCCCCTCTATGAGTTCTAG